A window of Rubricoccus marinus contains these coding sequences:
- a CDS encoding acyclic terpene utilization AtuA family protein gives MSRSLKGRSSLRIASGQGFWGDLQRAPIDQARNGPIDVLVMDYLAEVTMSIMQKQKLRNPEMGYARDFVEVCTELAPDIMEKGFKIISNAGGVNPVACAEAIVEGARARSAGGLKVAVVTGDDLLDQLDALLADGVELKHMETGQPLAEVRDQIVSANAYLGAGPIVEALEMGADIIVTGRTTDTGLTLAPMMHAFGWEAGDWDKMAAGTVAGHILECGAQSSGGNFTDWQTVPDMAGIGFPIVEAQPDGTFTVTKHEGTGGVVNRGTVSEQLLYEIGDPKDYITPDVIADFTSIHLEDEGGDRVRVHGIEGLADTPFLKVSGAYADGWKSTSTLVYAWPDAAQKARAAAEILRQRLDNLGLQFDEYRAEILGLSALSEVDDIDAPEDLDEVQLRVSVRGQDKAAIEQFGREIAPLILTGPSAVTGFAGGRPRPSEVIAYWPALIPKDRVQTEVRILEV, from the coding sequence ATGTCTCGCTCCCTCAAAGGCCGCTCGTCCCTCCGCATTGCCTCCGGGCAGGGTTTCTGGGGCGACTTGCAGCGCGCGCCCATCGACCAAGCCCGCAACGGCCCCATCGACGTGCTCGTCATGGACTACCTCGCCGAGGTGACCATGTCCATCATGCAGAAGCAGAAGCTGCGCAACCCCGAGATGGGCTACGCGCGGGACTTTGTCGAGGTCTGCACCGAGCTCGCGCCCGACATCATGGAGAAGGGCTTCAAGATCATCTCCAACGCCGGCGGCGTGAACCCCGTCGCCTGCGCCGAGGCCATCGTCGAGGGCGCCCGTGCGCGCAGCGCGGGTGGCCTGAAGGTGGCCGTCGTTACGGGCGACGACCTGCTGGACCAGTTGGACGCGCTCCTCGCGGACGGCGTCGAGCTCAAGCACATGGAGACCGGCCAGCCTCTGGCGGAGGTGCGGGACCAGATCGTGAGCGCGAACGCCTACCTCGGCGCCGGCCCCATCGTGGAGGCGCTGGAGATGGGCGCCGACATCATCGTGACCGGCCGCACGACCGACACGGGCCTGACCCTCGCGCCCATGATGCACGCCTTTGGATGGGAGGCCGGCGACTGGGACAAGATGGCCGCCGGGACCGTCGCCGGGCACATCTTGGAGTGCGGCGCGCAGTCCTCTGGCGGCAACTTCACCGACTGGCAGACCGTCCCGGACATGGCCGGCATCGGCTTCCCCATTGTGGAGGCGCAGCCCGACGGCACGTTTACGGTCACCAAGCACGAGGGGACCGGCGGCGTCGTCAACCGCGGGACGGTGAGCGAGCAGCTCCTCTACGAGATCGGCGATCCCAAGGACTACATCACGCCGGACGTGATCGCGGACTTTACGAGCATCCACCTGGAGGACGAGGGCGGCGACCGCGTGCGCGTCCACGGCATCGAAGGCCTCGCGGACACGCCGTTCCTCAAGGTCTCCGGCGCCTACGCCGACGGCTGGAAGTCCACCAGCACGCTCGTCTACGCCTGGCCCGACGCCGCCCAAAAGGCCCGCGCCGCCGCCGAGATCCTCCGCCAGAGGCTGGACAACCTCGGCCTGCAGTTCGACGAGTACCGCGCCGAGATCCTCGGCCTTTCGGCGCTTTCCGAGGTGGACGACATCGACGCGCCAGAGGACCTCGACGAGGTGCAGCTCCGCGTCTCGGTCCGCGGCCAGGACAAGGCCGCCATCGAGCAGTTCGGCCGCGAGATCGCACCGCTGATCCTGACCGGCCCGAGCGCGGTCACGGGCTTCGCCGGAGGCCGCCCGCGCCCCAGCGAGGTGATCGCCTACTGGCCCGCGCTGATCCCGAAAGACCGCGTCCAGACGGAGGTGCGGATCCTGGAGGTGTAG
- a CDS encoding carbohydrate-binding domain-containing protein, whose translation MHPFVRWALPALLVTLAACDSTSSGGASSDASIALASLTCDVDGVNAAPFTVADALAENAADHEATGDYDYDAAAATTIALSGTSATVTGGGASASGGVVTVAEPGTYVVSGTLSDGQIVVDSPANGTVKLVLAGASITHLSDSAIRVDEGDKTVLILAAGTVNTVADGAVYADAVEQNAALWSDDDLSIGGSGTLVVTASFEDGIASKDGLVIAGGTITVTAPDEGIRGKDYLVVRDGTLDVTAGGDGLKSDEDGDAQLGYLHIAGGTLAVDASGDAVTAETDALVSGGTLTLRSGGGAGVAPGDASTKGLKAGALLVVDSGALTVNASDDGFHSDGDVVVNGGTIEIATADDAVHADLDLTVNGGTINVTQSYEGLESVLGDLTINGGTIDVVASDDGFNLSGDGDDEPGVESEGDPYDMVFNAGRVTITSGNDGIDSNGSIVMTGGCLAISGPVPGTRPEQGAIDYNGDFEITGGVLVAAGAAGRMAQTPGTASTQPTLAVTFSSPQAAGTVVALDGGSALAVAPGKTFQSLVVSAPWLSTGGEVSLYRGGSVSGSATPVLFDGGAVNGATLLETVTLSSIITAVTS comes from the coding sequence ATGCACCCGTTCGTCCGCTGGGCTCTCCCGGCCCTCCTCGTCACCCTCGCCGCCTGCGACAGCACCTCCAGCGGAGGCGCCTCTAGCGACGCGTCCATCGCGCTCGCGTCGCTTACGTGCGACGTCGACGGCGTCAACGCCGCGCCGTTCACCGTCGCCGACGCCCTCGCCGAGAACGCGGCCGACCACGAGGCCACAGGCGACTACGATTACGACGCGGCAGCGGCAACCACGATCGCCCTGAGCGGCACGTCGGCCACCGTTACCGGGGGCGGCGCGAGCGCCAGCGGCGGCGTCGTCACCGTGGCCGAGCCCGGCACCTACGTCGTAAGCGGGACGCTCTCCGACGGCCAGATCGTCGTCGATTCGCCCGCTAACGGGACCGTCAAGCTCGTCCTCGCGGGCGCGAGCATCACCCACCTGTCCGACTCCGCCATTCGCGTGGATGAGGGCGACAAAACAGTCCTCATCCTCGCCGCCGGCACGGTCAACACCGTCGCCGATGGCGCGGTCTACGCCGACGCGGTCGAGCAGAACGCGGCCCTCTGGAGCGACGACGACCTCTCTATCGGCGGATCGGGCACGCTCGTGGTCACGGCCAGCTTCGAGGACGGCATCGCGAGCAAGGACGGCCTCGTGATCGCGGGCGGCACGATCACCGTGACCGCGCCCGACGAGGGCATCCGCGGCAAGGACTACCTCGTCGTCCGCGACGGCACGCTAGACGTGACCGCCGGCGGCGACGGCCTGAAGTCCGACGAGGACGGCGACGCCCAGCTCGGCTACCTCCACATCGCCGGCGGGACCCTCGCGGTCGACGCCTCTGGCGACGCCGTCACGGCCGAGACCGACGCGCTCGTCAGCGGCGGCACCCTCACGCTCCGCTCCGGGGGCGGCGCGGGCGTCGCGCCCGGCGACGCCTCCACCAAGGGCCTCAAGGCCGGCGCGCTCCTCGTCGTCGACAGCGGCGCGCTCACGGTCAACGCGAGCGACGACGGGTTCCACTCCGACGGCGACGTCGTCGTCAACGGCGGGACCATCGAGATCGCGACCGCCGACGACGCCGTCCACGCCGACCTCGACCTCACCGTCAACGGCGGCACGATCAACGTGACGCAGAGCTACGAGGGGCTCGAATCCGTGCTCGGGGACCTGACCATCAACGGCGGGACCATCGACGTGGTGGCGAGCGACGATGGCTTCAACCTCTCCGGCGACGGCGACGACGAGCCCGGCGTCGAGTCCGAGGGCGACCCGTACGACATGGTCTTCAACGCCGGCCGGGTCACCATCACGTCGGGCAACGACGGCATCGACTCCAACGGCTCCATCGTGATGACCGGCGGGTGCCTCGCCATCAGCGGCCCCGTTCCGGGCACGCGGCCGGAGCAGGGCGCGATCGACTACAACGGTGACTTCGAGATCACCGGCGGCGTGCTCGTCGCCGCAGGCGCGGCAGGCCGGATGGCGCAGACGCCGGGCACGGCCTCGACGCAGCCCACGCTTGCCGTCACGTTCTCATCGCCGCAGGCGGCCGGGACCGTCGTCGCGCTCGATGGCGGCAGCGCGCTGGCGGTGGCGCCGGGCAAGACGTTCCAGTCGCTCGTGGTCTCGGCGCCGTGGCTCTCCACCGGCGGCGAGGTCTCGCTTTACCGGGGCGGAAGCGTCTCGGGCAGCGCCACCCCGGTCCTGTTCGATGGCGGGGCGGTAAACGGCGCGACGCTGCTCGAAACCGTCACGCTCTCCTCCATCATCACGGCCGTCACGTCCTGA
- a CDS encoding PEGA domain-containing protein: protein MTRALSLLLVMLCAVSVAQAQRVHGRVVGIRGNTVQVRMSPDLDVKPGVRGTIYGNVRGRQGIIARIQSARKAGNVWTCEVTRTALRIQPGHTVAFSATVTPPPPAEPVAPPPPGTIVLDANVREALVTSGGVRMGRTAYSQRFSPRNATFYIQKPGYETERVVVDILAGETTRREVTLREVPRPVAPAPAPTPEARADTLGAEPAPAPETVQRLAPAPARVPPPGTPPPPEDDAALTVYVNQDDVDLVINGLPVLRIRGETQATVNVVPGTYDIAVYKGGYYAVAQQVTVGAKAEQALRFDLVEASAAISVNSVPTGARVKLSGVEIGTTPLIIPYAPGRFEVTVEADGYQTASDFVVAQPDEVAEFVVGLEPAVGWVFVGAPPEASVRIDGVFVGRGSQSLRLMAGEYNVEVRDAGQTVLERRVEVFAGGEESLSASGAVPPRRP, encoded by the coding sequence ATGACCCGCGCCCTCTCTCTGCTCCTGGTGATGCTGTGTGCCGTTTCGGTGGCGCAGGCTCAGCGCGTGCACGGCCGCGTGGTGGGCATCCGCGGCAACACCGTCCAGGTGCGGATGTCGCCGGACCTGGACGTGAAACCGGGCGTGCGCGGGACGATCTACGGCAACGTGCGCGGGCGGCAGGGCATCATTGCGCGCATCCAGTCGGCGCGGAAGGCTGGCAACGTGTGGACCTGCGAGGTGACGCGGACGGCGCTCCGCATCCAGCCCGGACACACCGTCGCGTTTAGCGCGACTGTAACGCCGCCACCGCCGGCCGAGCCGGTCGCGCCGCCACCGCCGGGTACCATCGTGCTGGACGCCAACGTGCGCGAGGCGCTCGTGACCTCTGGCGGCGTGCGGATGGGCCGCACGGCGTACAGCCAGCGGTTCTCGCCGCGCAACGCGACGTTCTACATCCAGAAGCCGGGCTACGAGACCGAGCGCGTGGTCGTGGACATCCTCGCGGGCGAGACCACGCGGCGCGAGGTGACCCTCCGCGAGGTGCCCCGGCCTGTGGCCCCCGCGCCGGCCCCGACGCCAGAGGCCCGGGCCGACACGCTCGGCGCCGAGCCCGCACCGGCGCCAGAAACGGTGCAGCGCCTCGCCCCCGCGCCCGCCCGGGTGCCACCCCCCGGCACGCCGCCGCCGCCGGAAGACGACGCCGCGCTGACGGTCTACGTCAACCAGGACGACGTGGACCTCGTCATCAACGGGCTGCCCGTCCTCCGCATACGTGGGGAGACGCAGGCGACGGTCAACGTCGTGCCCGGCACGTACGACATCGCGGTGTACAAGGGCGGCTACTACGCCGTCGCGCAGCAGGTGACCGTCGGCGCGAAGGCGGAGCAAGCGCTCCGCTTCGACCTCGTCGAGGCCTCGGCCGCCATCTCGGTCAACAGCGTGCCGACGGGCGCCCGCGTCAAGCTGTCCGGCGTGGAGATCGGCACGACGCCGCTCATCATCCCGTACGCGCCGGGCCGTTTCGAGGTCACCGTCGAAGCCGACGGCTACCAGACGGCCTCGGACTTCGTCGTCGCGCAGCCCGACGAGGTGGCGGAGTTCGTCGTCGGCCTGGAGCCCGCCGTGGGCTGGGTCTTCGTCGGCGCCCCGCCAGAGGCCTCGGTCCGCATCGACGGCGTGTTCGTAGGCCGCGGCTCGCAGTCGCTGCGGCTCATGGCGGGCGAGTACAACGTGGAGGTCCGCGACGCGGGGCAGACGGTCCTGGAGCGCCGCGTGGAGGTCTTCGCCGGCGGCGAGGAGAGCCTGTCCGCCTCTGGCGCGGTTCCGCCACGTAGGCCATAA
- a CDS encoding serine hydrolase domain-containing protein: MTPTRLLPLLILCGCAAAPLAPEAPASERVSLEAATREAAPPEAMRPYRAARLDSALAALHADGLFDGALAISDASGRVVYRYASGAYEGDLATTRTPFYLASVSKAMTAAAVLTLAAEGRVDLDAPVQTYLDPWPYRDVTVRHLLNQTSGLHFLTAVTAHRDTTRRVTTADLLGIVARQRPGLGFEPGAQFDYDNANYETLAALLEAVTGKRYAEAVRERVTEPAGMRDATTGASGEIPWAAWAGGGGDAINASAEDLLAFDHAFWSGEIVPEAWVRAAAEPPTLADGSTSRYVFGRFVETSPRPLIGHFGDGTSKTALYREREGGTSPGTTYALVMSPPGIHRTAIFTAIMAIWNGEPFELPQARPVAEVAPEVLARHVGSYSSGMGLLHITLEDGQLRLEPEGAGGSEPLLPASETVFYFGGQDLTWEFVQDASGRTTGLQLQGNPETLGQRVSDTPPGE; the protein is encoded by the coding sequence ATGACTCCGACGCGACTCCTCCCGCTCCTCATTCTATGCGGCTGCGCCGCCGCGCCTCTGGCGCCAGAGGCACCGGCCTCAGAGCGCGTTTCGCTAGAAGCCGCCACGCGTGAGGCCGCGCCGCCAGAGGCTATGCGCCCGTACCGCGCCGCGCGCCTGGACTCCGCCCTCGCTGCGCTCCACGCTGACGGCCTCTTCGACGGCGCGCTCGCCATTTCGGACGCCAGCGGCCGCGTCGTCTACCGCTACGCCTCTGGCGCGTACGAGGGCGATCTCGCGACGACGCGCACGCCGTTCTACCTCGCGAGCGTGAGCAAGGCCATGACCGCCGCCGCGGTCCTCACGCTTGCCGCCGAGGGCCGCGTGGACCTGGACGCGCCCGTGCAGACCTACCTCGATCCGTGGCCGTACAGGGACGTGACCGTTCGCCACCTCCTCAACCAGACCAGCGGACTCCACTTTCTGACCGCCGTCACGGCCCATCGCGACACCACGCGGCGCGTCACGACGGCTGACCTCCTCGGCATCGTTGCGCGCCAGAGGCCGGGGCTGGGCTTCGAACCGGGCGCGCAGTTCGACTACGACAACGCGAACTACGAGACCCTCGCGGCGCTGCTGGAAGCCGTGACCGGGAAGCGCTACGCCGAGGCGGTGCGCGAGCGCGTGACCGAGCCGGCCGGCATGCGCGACGCCACGACGGGCGCCTCTGGCGAGATCCCGTGGGCCGCCTGGGCGGGCGGCGGCGGCGACGCCATCAACGCATCGGCTGAGGACCTGCTCGCGTTCGACCACGCGTTCTGGAGCGGCGAGATCGTGCCTGAGGCATGGGTCCGCGCTGCGGCCGAGCCGCCGACGCTCGCGGACGGCTCCACTAGCCGCTACGTGTTCGGCCGCTTTGTCGAGACGTCTCCGCGTCCGCTTATCGGGCACTTCGGCGACGGCACGAGCAAGACGGCGCTGTACCGCGAGCGGGAAGGCGGTACGTCGCCGGGGACGACGTACGCGCTCGTGATGAGCCCACCGGGCATCCACCGGACGGCCATCTTCACGGCCATCATGGCGATCTGGAACGGCGAGCCGTTCGAGCTTCCTCAGGCGCGGCCGGTCGCCGAGGTGGCGCCAGAGGTGCTCGCGCGTCACGTCGGCAGCTACAGCTCCGGCATGGGTCTTCTCCACATCACGCTGGAGGACGGCCAGCTTCGGCTGGAGCCAGAGGGCGCCGGTGGCAGCGAGCCGCTACTCCCGGCGTCCGAAACCGTTTTCTACTTCGGCGGCCAGGACCTCACGTGGGAGTTCGTCCAAGACGCCAGCGGCCGGACGACGGGCCTCCAACTCCAGGGCAACCCGGAGACGCTCGGCCAGCGCGTGAGCGACACGCCGCCAGGGGAGTAA
- a CDS encoding sensor histidine kinase — protein MRGLRSLRTRWTLALMAVCVLEAALVAVAVRVSTSRAFGRFVVEESFEVFVADVESAVQRTGDLNAALSTLGTRPASGAEAPRAESPDGSLSPEAPLAGARRPDRPRGEGAPPARPGARPRGGGMRPPDLGRSIAFGLADAEGRVVRPFDGYASGDALALETLARGRAVIVGGEQVGTAFVPSGAAAGLADFPETSPEARFVRSSTTALVVALGVALAVALGVGVWLTGRTVRPLRRLTDAARGIASGELGRSVQVSRDDEVGALGEAFNTMSARLAESTALRQRMTSDVSHDLRTPVTAVLGTLELIESGALAPTPERIRTARLQAERLARLIESFHTLAIADAGELPVHPTRVPLAEALRHAALAFEAQTDAAEVEIAVEADAPDVRADPDRLAQILANLISNALRHTPPGGRVTLSAREAASGVEIAVRDTGRGIPAGVLPHIFERSVRADGSRSGEGAGLGLSIVRSLTDAMGGAVGAASAPEAGTTVTVTLPVWDGSPDSV, from the coding sequence ATGCGCGGGCTCCGGTCGCTCCGCACCCGGTGGACGCTTGCCCTGATGGCGGTGTGCGTGCTCGAAGCCGCGCTGGTCGCCGTCGCCGTCCGGGTGTCCACGTCGCGGGCCTTTGGCCGCTTTGTCGTGGAGGAGTCCTTCGAGGTGTTCGTGGCCGATGTGGAGTCGGCAGTGCAGCGCACGGGCGACCTGAACGCTGCGCTGTCCACGCTCGGCACCCGGCCGGCCTCTGGCGCAGAGGCGCCGCGCGCGGAGTCGCCAGACGGCTCGCTCTCGCCAGAGGCGCCTCTGGCAGGCGCCCGGCGCCCGGACAGGCCCCGTGGGGAGGGCGCCCCTCCGGCACGGCCCGGCGCGCGCCCCCGAGGCGGCGGCATGCGCCCCCCGGACCTCGGCCGGAGCATCGCCTTCGGGCTGGCCGACGCCGAGGGCCGCGTGGTTCGCCCGTTCGACGGGTACGCCTCTGGCGACGCCCTCGCGCTGGAGACCCTCGCCAGAGGCCGCGCGGTCATCGTCGGCGGCGAGCAGGTCGGGACGGCCTTTGTGCCGAGCGGCGCGGCGGCGGGCCTCGCGGACTTCCCCGAAACCAGCCCCGAGGCGCGCTTTGTCCGCTCCTCCACCACCGCGCTGGTCGTGGCGCTCGGCGTCGCGCTCGCGGTCGCGCTGGGGGTCGGCGTGTGGCTCACTGGGCGTACCGTGCGCCCGCTCCGCCGGCTGACCGACGCCGCGCGCGGGATCGCGAGCGGCGAGCTCGGGCGGTCGGTCCAGGTTTCGCGCGACGACGAGGTCGGCGCGCTGGGGGAGGCCTTTAACACCATGAGCGCGCGCCTGGCGGAGTCGACGGCGCTCCGCCAGAGGATGACCTCGGACGTCTCGCACGACCTCCGGACGCCGGTCACGGCCGTGCTCGGCACGCTGGAACTCATCGAGAGCGGGGCGCTGGCGCCCACCCCGGAGCGCATCCGCACGGCCCGCCTCCAGGCCGAGCGGCTGGCCCGCCTGATCGAGAGCTTCCACACGCTCGCCATCGCCGATGCCGGCGAGCTCCCGGTTCACCCCACGCGCGTGCCTCTGGCGGAGGCGTTGCGCCACGCCGCTCTCGCCTTCGAGGCCCAGACCGACGCGGCCGAGGTCGAGATCGCCGTCGAGGCCGACGCCCCCGACGTCCGCGCCGACCCCGACCGCCTCGCGCAGATCCTCGCCAACCTGATCTCGAACGCGCTCCGACACACGCCGCCCGGAGGGCGAGTCACCCTCTCGGCGCGAGAGGCGGCCTCTGGCGTGGAGATCGCCGTGCGCGACACGGGGCGCGGCATCCCGGCCGGCGTGCTGCCCCACATATTCGAGCGCTCGGTCCGGGCCGACGGGTCGCGGTCCGGCGAGGGCGCCGGGCTAGGGCTCAGCATCGTCCGCTCGCTGACCGACGCAATGGGGGGCGCCGTGGGCGCCGCAAGCGCGCCAGAGGCCGGGACCACGGTGACGGTCACGCTGCCGGTATGGGACGGCTCTCCGGACTCGGTCTAG
- a CDS encoding PEGA domain-containing protein — protein sequence MTVLALPRFALLACAALLAASAAAAQVALPAEGTVTLVGEQIEVDLDGAAEAAIGARLLTTRVVDIGGREVGVLTGVYRVVRVEWPRLRAIPDADASGDLPGADRGDRVALETPGDPSEIIIVSDPADARISWNGHLLGMTGDTLTVAPGPYSFTFERADYEPSTFDFEVPIGQIRQESISLDQAAGGDVLYNSAKAKFAACDFARARDLASEAISAGLSGEEQDEAFILFEAMRQIAPAAERARAQRAKESDVCDAGSALHLFVKAEAAGDGVTRNLACDDLRRALPDDPLVRQKCPG from the coding sequence ATGACCGTTTTGGCCCTGCCCCGTTTCGCCCTGTTGGCGTGCGCCGCGCTTCTCGCCGCGAGCGCCGCTGCGGCCCAGGTGGCGCTGCCTGCCGAGGGCACGGTCACGCTCGTGGGCGAGCAGATTGAGGTGGACCTGGACGGCGCCGCCGAAGCGGCGATCGGCGCGCGGCTGCTGACCACCCGCGTCGTCGACATCGGCGGGCGCGAGGTCGGCGTGCTGACGGGCGTGTACCGCGTGGTCCGCGTCGAGTGGCCCCGGCTCCGCGCGATCCCGGACGCCGACGCCAGCGGCGACCTCCCCGGAGCGGACCGCGGCGACCGCGTGGCCTTGGAGACGCCCGGCGATCCCAGCGAGATCATCATCGTGAGCGATCCCGCGGACGCGCGCATTTCTTGGAACGGCCACCTGCTCGGCATGACGGGCGACACGCTCACGGTTGCCCCCGGCCCGTACTCCTTCACCTTTGAGCGGGCCGACTACGAGCCCTCCACGTTCGATTTCGAGGTGCCCATCGGGCAGATCCGCCAGGAGTCCATCTCGCTGGACCAGGCCGCTGGCGGCGACGTGCTCTACAACTCCGCCAAGGCCAAATTCGCCGCGTGCGACTTCGCCCGCGCCCGAGACCTCGCGAGTGAGGCCATCTCCGCCGGGCTCTCCGGCGAGGAGCAGGACGAGGCGTTTATTCTGTTCGAGGCCATGCGCCAGATCGCGCCCGCTGCCGAGCGCGCCCGCGCGCAACGCGCCAAGGAAAGCGACGTGTGCGACGCCGGCTCCGCGCTCCACCTCTTCGTCAAGGCCGAGGCCGCTGGCGACGGCGTGACGCGCAACCTCGCGTGCGACGACCTCCGCCGCGCGCTCCCTGATGATCCCCTCGTGCGCCAGAAGTGCCCCGGATGA
- a CDS encoding T9SS type A sorting domain-containing protein, which translates to MTLRASLFALVLLAALPVRGQEDRWSGVFSYPGIAGYGEAVYAVEPDAAGGFFVGGRFASVDGVEVQSLAHWDGSRWSPLGRGLGASSVDMVSVSDILLASDGSLYVAGSFQEAYQSNGAAVSASGVVRWANGRWHAVGGGLRIGNSPGFGGKLTEAPDGSILVAGTFRSVVQPSGTSVSAYGLVKWTGSEWVDFGFRSASGYTSSGSAVAVHPDGRIAFSISSVQHSDAQGFFSGVLLWNGTSWTPLQSNGGSDVPAALAWAGDDLYAGGFFNWSELGDGFQNAARWDGSTWHTLGSGLSASVRDILIDADGSAVFGGFFKAGIQSGNTPVVSGGIIRWRGGSWERIGDVLPLGSSESASGGGVYVLARSANGLVAGGEFVGAQSHDGRVARSSGIAQLGPSGWNSLSAYSGQDAIGWRVRDDVYSIAHQIVASPCGEGVIVVGGFEGAGDAFVHSVALWSQGEWRAFGGGLRSIGWNQDAIGTVEAIASAGCDGGLPQFYVAGTFTSAIQPDGSMIDVDRIALWDGTAWQALSTPLPQGYPLTLAYGNGTLYVGGSIYSEAQSEYVGAIKMSDGHTWEVLGRGTVGVVNEIVADGNGGAYVSGGFQTVRQSNGLTLVVNGLAHWTGTEWAWIGGPEADGPYSTSTITAMTLGLDGALYVGGDFETFAQPNRPVTPARHLAKWSGSVWADAGPMEILPRSIALLPDGRVVVGASSEVYPPRPRDHLFIHGETGWETLGNVGGSVYTLALADSRLYLGGDFRAAGGMPNSTVAAYELAQGTPTERPSAASGTTLRATPNPARDATTLRFDASGETRLAVFDALGREVAVLLDGPLAPGAHEVRFATGALPAGVYIARLVTGAGAQSRTLTVVR; encoded by the coding sequence ATGACCCTACGCGCCTCTCTATTCGCTCTCGTACTGCTCGCCGCGCTCCCCGTCAGAGGCCAGGAGGACCGCTGGTCAGGCGTGTTCTCTTACCCAGGGATTGCGGGGTACGGCGAGGCTGTGTACGCCGTTGAGCCCGATGCGGCAGGAGGATTCTTTGTCGGGGGGCGGTTTGCATCCGTCGACGGAGTGGAGGTGCAAAGCCTCGCGCATTGGGATGGCTCTCGGTGGTCGCCGTTGGGACGAGGCCTGGGCGCGTCATCGGTGGACATGGTCTCGGTGTCAGATATCCTCCTCGCCTCGGATGGGTCACTGTACGTGGCGGGGTCGTTCCAGGAGGCGTACCAGAGCAACGGTGCGGCCGTCTCGGCCTCTGGCGTCGTGCGGTGGGCCAACGGACGATGGCACGCTGTCGGTGGAGGGCTCCGCATCGGCAACTCCCCAGGGTTTGGGGGCAAACTCACCGAGGCCCCCGACGGAAGCATCCTCGTTGCAGGAACATTCAGGAGCGTGGTTCAGCCTTCAGGTACATCCGTTTCGGCGTATGGTCTCGTCAAGTGGACCGGGTCCGAGTGGGTGGACTTTGGTTTCCGATCCGCCTCCGGGTACACGAGTTCTGGATCTGCAGTTGCCGTCCATCCCGATGGGCGCATCGCCTTCAGCATCAGCAGCGTGCAGCATTCAGACGCTCAGGGATTTTTCTCGGGCGTGCTCCTGTGGAATGGGACCTCGTGGACGCCTCTGCAGAGCAACGGTGGAAGCGACGTGCCTGCCGCGCTAGCGTGGGCGGGAGACGATCTATACGCGGGCGGGTTTTTTAACTGGAGCGAGCTCGGGGACGGGTTCCAAAACGCCGCGCGTTGGGATGGGTCCACATGGCACACTCTTGGGAGCGGTCTCAGTGCAAGCGTGAGGGATATCCTCATCGATGCAGACGGCTCCGCTGTGTTCGGTGGCTTCTTTAAGGCGGGCATTCAGAGCGGGAACACACCGGTCGTATCGGGAGGCATCATTCGATGGAGGGGCGGATCTTGGGAGCGCATCGGTGATGTTCTGCCTCTAGGTAGCAGCGAGAGCGCCTCTGGTGGGGGTGTGTACGTTCTCGCACGAAGCGCGAACGGGCTGGTAGCAGGTGGCGAGTTCGTCGGCGCTCAGTCCCACGATGGCCGCGTCGCCAGGTCATCTGGAATAGCGCAACTCGGACCCAGCGGGTGGAACTCACTCAGCGCCTATAGTGGGCAAGACGCGATCGGTTGGAGAGTCCGTGACGACGTGTATTCCATCGCCCACCAGATCGTCGCGTCGCCGTGCGGTGAAGGCGTCATTGTAGTGGGCGGGTTTGAAGGCGCAGGGGACGCGTTTGTGCACAGCGTCGCGCTGTGGTCACAAGGGGAGTGGCGCGCCTTCGGGGGAGGACTGCGCTCTATCGGCTGGAATCAGGACGCGATCGGGACTGTGGAGGCCATCGCCTCTGCAGGATGCGATGGGGGGCTCCCGCAGTTCTATGTCGCCGGGACGTTCACGTCTGCTATTCAGCCTGACGGGTCCATGATCGATGTAGACCGGATCGCGTTATGGGACGGGACGGCGTGGCAAGCCCTGAGTACACCTCTGCCTCAGGGCTACCCGCTGACGCTTGCGTATGGAAATGGAACGCTCTACGTCGGTGGCTCGATCTACAGCGAAGCCCAGTCGGAGTACGTCGGAGCCATCAAGATGTCTGACGGGCACACCTGGGAGGTCCTGGGTCGAGGAACCGTCGGGGTTGTGAACGAGATCGTAGCGGACGGTAACGGTGGCGCGTACGTCAGCGGTGGATTTCAAACCGTTCGGCAGTCCAATGGGTTGACGCTCGTCGTTAACGGTCTCGCACACTGGACTGGGACGGAGTGGGCGTGGATCGGTGGGCCTGAGGCGGATGGGCCATACTCTACCTCGACCATCACCGCCATGACGCTCGGACTCGATGGCGCGCTGTATGTGGGAGGAGACTTCGAGACATTCGCTCAGCCCAACCGTCCTGTCACACCGGCCCGGCACCTCGCGAAATGGTCCGGGAGTGTATGGGCGGACGCCGGACCGATGGAAATTTTGCCTCGCTCCATCGCCTTATTGCCTGACGGACGGGTCGTAGTTGGCGCTTCATCTGAGGTGTATCCACCCCGCCCACGTGACCACCTCTTTATCCATGGCGAGACGGGCTGGGAGACGCTGGGCAATGTAGGTGGCTCCGTCTACACGCTGGCACTCGCAGACAGCCGGCTCTACCTCGGGGGCGACTTCAGGGCAGCAGGTGGAATGCCCAATAGCACCGTCGCAGCGTACGAACTCGCTCAGGGTACGCCCACCGAGCGCCCATCCGCAGCCTCTGGCACCACCCTCCGCGCCACACCTAACCCCGCCAGAGACGCGACGACGCTCCGCTTCGATGCCTCTGGCGAGACGCGCCTTGCCGTGTTCGACGCGCTCGGCCGCGAGGTAGCCGTGTTGCTCGATGGGCCTCTGGCGCCGGGCGCGCACGAGGTTCGGTTCGCGACCGGCGCGCTGCCCGCGGGCGTCTACATCGCGCGGCTGGTGACGGGCGCAGGCGCGCAGAGCCGGACGCTGACCGTCGTGCGCTGA